Proteins encoded in a region of the Geoanaerobacter pelophilus genome:
- a CDS encoding deoxyribodipyrimidine photo-lyase, producing the protein MHHVQKERITTLNQAAHGTGPVIYWMSRDQRVSDNWALLHAQQLAVERRVPLAVVFTLSPAFLGATLRQYAFMLRGLADTARSLRELEIPLFLLRGAPVAEIASFVSKHRAGTLVTDFDPLRIKAGWRKHVARELNIAVHEVDAHNIVPCHHLSQKQEYGAYTLRPKLLKLLAEFLTDFPPIIRHPFAWPDPPEPFEPLSVIGELPVDRSVAEIALPPGAAAAKNRLLSFIENGLGQYNTLRNDPCCDGQSGLSPYLHFGQLAPQRAALAAAGVPKAEEFLEELIIRRELSDNFCCYNNSYDQVAGFPAWARKSLDLHRSDPRAYCYSPEQFEAGVTHDPLWNAAQHEMVITGRMHGYLRMYWAKKILEWSPSAEDAMKVAIALNDRYQLDGRDPNGYTGIAWSIGGVHDRAWGERPIFGKIRYMSNAGCKRKFDVASYIARIERL; encoded by the coding sequence ATGCACCATGTACAAAAAGAGCGGATCACCACCCTGAACCAGGCTGCTCACGGCACAGGTCCGGTTATTTACTGGATGAGCCGCGACCAGAGAGTTTCCGACAACTGGGCACTCTTGCATGCCCAGCAACTTGCCGTTGAAAGACGGGTGCCGTTGGCCGTTGTTTTTACACTATCACCGGCATTCCTCGGCGCCACTTTGCGCCAGTATGCCTTCATGCTCCGGGGGCTGGCAGATACCGCCCGGTCTCTGCGAGAGCTGGAGATCCCGTTATTTCTTTTGCGCGGTGCCCCGGTCGCAGAAATAGCAAGCTTCGTATCTAAGCATAGAGCCGGTACCTTGGTAACTGATTTTGATCCATTACGCATAAAAGCGGGATGGAGAAAGCATGTCGCCAGAGAACTGAATATTGCCGTGCACGAGGTTGATGCGCACAACATTGTCCCTTGCCACCACCTCTCGCAAAAACAAGAGTACGGCGCCTACACCCTGCGCCCCAAGCTACTCAAGCTGTTAGCCGAGTTTCTCACAGATTTCCCGCCGATAATACGCCATCCCTTTGCCTGGCCTGATCCTCCCGAGCCATTCGAGCCCCTGTCGGTTATTGGCGAACTGCCTGTTGACCGGTCGGTGGCGGAAATAGCTTTGCCCCCAGGAGCAGCTGCGGCCAAGAACAGGCTGCTCTCATTTATTGAAAACGGCCTCGGACAGTACAACACCTTGCGCAACGACCCCTGCTGCGACGGTCAGTCCGGCCTTTCCCCTTATCTCCACTTTGGCCAGCTGGCACCGCAACGGGCAGCTCTCGCAGCTGCCGGAGTGCCGAAAGCAGAGGAGTTCCTTGAAGAGTTGATCATAAGGCGGGAGCTTTCCGACAATTTCTGTTGCTACAACAATTCCTATGACCAGGTTGCCGGCTTCCCGGCCTGGGCCCGGAAATCTCTCGACCTCCATCGAAGCGACCCGAGAGCATACTGCTACTCACCGGAGCAGTTCGAGGCCGGGGTCACGCATGATCCGCTCTGGAACGCAGCCCAGCACGAAATGGTCATAACTGGGCGTATGCATGGCTACCTGAGAATGTACTGGGCAAAAAAGATCCTTGAATGGAGCCCGTCGGCTGAAGATGCCATGAAGGTAGCCATAGCGCTCAACGATCGCTACCAGCTGGATGGCCGCGATCCGAACGGCTATACCGGTATAGCCTGGAGCATCGGCGGTGTCCATGACCGGGCCTGGGGCGAACGCCCGATATTCGGTAAAATCCGCTACATGAGCAATGCGGGTTGCAAGCGAAAGTTCGACGTGGCCTCCTATATCGCACGCATAGAACGACTTTAA
- a CDS encoding hybrid sensor histidine kinase/response regulator yields MRDVLLKTRLTPLTIALIFYVSGITWILLANFIPDQIPRVSPHIIRDADQFGRWLFVTLTSGMIFYLVSKSEAAIKRRKDSLSNLNRALKCYSSCNQAMIRATDEFQLMSEVCRTCVEIGGYRVAWVGVAEDDDDKSIRPVAQWGDERGYLTKLKASWGEVDHGRGPTGTAIRNGKSVVVQQIIYDPMWELWREEAVNHGFAASLSLPLTANGKAFGALVIFAGNQGAFNNREISLLEELAEDLSYGIASLRTKNDGEKSEKERMLLASVIQQSNDGIIIVDDTGIVRYANPAIASITGLAPELMLGSPISQLQNVEIDRAFYEWLWGNMQKKYPITKHFYESSNTDDSMELDCSFWTISSPDGNSASHVVLIRNVTGEQRLERQLRQAQRMEALATLAGGIAHDFNNSLASIITCAELARDDLQEDSPLAELLDVILKSGQRGRNLVKQIMTFCRRTEQDRQPLQVQGIIQECVKLLRASIHSNIEIRESICSSPPLIMADPTQLHQIIMNLCTNSVQAMKDLKGEILLSLDEVEINEETAERLTGLTPGPHIMLTVKDSGCGIDDQTIERIFDPFFTTKAPSEGTGLGLSVVHGIVKSYGGTIAVESEPGVGTRFRVFLPCTHTAQESQPRKTESSLAANAERILFVDDEEDVVFTGRKMLERLGYLVDAHSDSLRALEAFRLKPTEYDLIITDQCMPRMTGIELAREITDIRNDIPIVLCTGDLTGGREENDQYSTPAFIQEIAYKPLERNEMSSLIRRALDSAR; encoded by the coding sequence ATGCGCGATGTACTCCTGAAAACCCGGCTGACACCACTGACCATTGCTCTCATCTTCTATGTATCCGGCATTACCTGGATCCTTCTTGCCAACTTCATCCCGGACCAGATCCCGCGAGTTTCTCCTCATATAATCCGCGATGCCGACCAGTTCGGGCGCTGGCTGTTTGTCACCTTGACCTCAGGCATGATCTTTTACCTGGTCAGCAAGAGCGAAGCTGCCATTAAGCGGCGTAAAGACTCACTCAGCAACCTTAATCGGGCGCTCAAGTGCTACAGTTCCTGTAATCAGGCGATGATCCGCGCGACAGACGAGTTCCAGCTTATGAGCGAAGTCTGCCGCACCTGCGTCGAGATCGGGGGATATCGGGTCGCCTGGGTCGGGGTAGCTGAAGATGATGATGATAAATCCATACGTCCCGTGGCTCAGTGGGGCGATGAGCGAGGCTATCTGACGAAACTGAAGGCGAGCTGGGGCGAAGTTGATCATGGCAGAGGCCCTACCGGCACAGCCATCAGAAACGGCAAATCAGTGGTGGTTCAGCAGATCATTTACGACCCGATGTGGGAACTCTGGAGAGAGGAAGCCGTCAATCATGGCTTTGCAGCATCACTCTCTCTCCCCCTGACTGCAAACGGCAAGGCTTTCGGTGCCCTGGTAATCTTTGCAGGGAATCAGGGGGCATTCAACAATCGAGAGATTTCACTGCTCGAAGAGCTGGCAGAAGACCTTTCCTACGGAATCGCGTCGCTCCGCACCAAGAATGACGGCGAAAAATCGGAAAAAGAGCGCATGCTGCTGGCCTCGGTTATTCAGCAATCCAACGACGGCATCATTATTGTCGACGATACTGGCATTGTCAGGTATGCCAACCCGGCCATTGCATCAATAACCGGACTGGCTCCGGAGCTGATGCTCGGCAGTCCGATCTCCCAACTGCAAAACGTGGAGATCGACAGAGCGTTCTATGAATGGCTCTGGGGCAATATGCAGAAAAAATATCCAATAACCAAGCACTTCTACGAATCTTCAAACACTGATGACAGCATGGAACTGGATTGTTCTTTCTGGACCATTTCGTCACCTGACGGCAATTCAGCAAGCCATGTCGTTCTAATCAGGAATGTCACCGGAGAACAGCGCCTAGAACGGCAGTTAAGACAGGCCCAGAGGATGGAGGCCCTTGCCACTCTTGCCGGCGGCATTGCCCATGACTTCAACAACAGCCTCGCCTCTATTATCACCTGCGCAGAACTAGCCAGGGATGATCTGCAAGAAGACTCGCCACTGGCAGAATTGCTCGATGTGATACTAAAATCCGGACAGCGTGGCCGTAACCTGGTCAAACAGATCATGACCTTTTGCCGCAGAACCGAGCAGGACCGCCAGCCCCTTCAGGTGCAAGGGATTATTCAGGAATGTGTCAAGCTACTCAGGGCCTCAATCCATAGCAATATCGAAATCCGGGAATCGATATGCAGTTCGCCGCCATTGATAATGGCTGACCCGACCCAGCTTCATCAGATCATCATGAACCTCTGCACTAATTCGGTGCAGGCAATGAAAGACCTGAAAGGGGAGATTTTGCTCAGCCTGGATGAGGTCGAGATTAACGAGGAGACTGCTGAACGGCTTACCGGTCTTACTCCGGGGCCGCACATTATGCTGACGGTAAAGGACAGCGGCTGCGGCATTGACGACCAGACCATCGAGAGGATATTTGACCCGTTCTTCACCACCAAAGCCCCATCGGAAGGCACTGGCCTCGGGCTATCCGTGGTTCATGGCATTGTCAAAAGCTACGGAGGCACCATCGCCGTTGAAAGCGAACCAGGGGTTGGCACCAGATTTCGGGTATTTCTCCCCTGCACCCACACTGCTCAAGAAAGTCAGCCACGTAAAACAGAAAGCAGCCTGGCTGCAAACGCCGAGCGGATCCTTTTCGTCGATGATGAAGAGGATGTGGTATTTACCGGGCGCAAAATGCTCGAACGTCTGGGATATTTGGTTGATGCGCACAGCGACAGCTTGCGCGCCCTTGAAGCGTTTCGACTGAAACCGACAGAGTACGACCTGATCATCACCGACCAATGCATGCCACGGATGACCGGAATCGAACTGGCCCGGGAAATTACCGATATTCGCAACGATATCCCCATTGTGCTCTGCACTGGGGATCTGACTGGAGGCAGGGAAGAAAACGATCAATACTCTACCCCTGCGTTCATTCAGGAAATTGCCTATAAGCCCCTTGAACGTAACGAAATGTCCAGTCTTATCCGCCGCGCCCTGGATAGCGCCCGTTGA
- a CDS encoding sigma-54-dependent transcriptional regulator: protein MSRVLVIDDDESICLTLLHVAKRAGHEACYALTLAQGWNLAASGEFDLVFLDVRLTDGNGLDLLPKINTLPGSPEVIIITGFGDSEGAELAIRNGAWDYIEKGDSAKAFSLSLSRALEYREQKLSALKGSTVVSLKRDAIIGTSPRLKESLDLVAKASCSEAAVLITGETGTGKELFARAVHENSRRSSARFVVVDCAAMPENLVESMLFGHEKGAFTGADHSREGLIRTADRGTLFLDEVGELPLSIQKAFLRVLQEHRFRPVGSSTELSSDFRVVAATNRNLDTMVTAGSFRQDLLYRLRGFEIHLPPLRERLDDIRDLVRSFVDRFCEAYGIPAKGLAPELIQLLQSLQWPGNVRQLATVMEQAVVAAGLEPVLFSRHLPAEIRIEAACSSLKTEKPHPALPGQESSAFDCSVIPPLHEFRETIYNEAERKYLLNLMGQAQHDISEACRVSGLSQSRLYALLKKQHLTSH, encoded by the coding sequence ATGTCCCGCGTGCTTGTGATTGATGACGATGAGAGTATCTGCCTTACCCTGCTCCATGTGGCAAAACGGGCCGGGCATGAGGCCTGTTACGCCCTGACGCTGGCTCAGGGGTGGAACCTTGCCGCTTCCGGCGAATTCGACCTTGTCTTCCTTGACGTGCGGCTCACTGATGGCAACGGCCTGGATCTGTTGCCGAAAATCAACACGCTCCCCGGCTCGCCGGAGGTCATCATAATTACCGGCTTCGGCGACTCTGAAGGGGCTGAACTGGCGATCAGAAACGGTGCATGGGACTATATCGAAAAGGGCGACTCGGCAAAAGCCTTCTCGCTGTCACTCTCCCGGGCACTTGAATACCGGGAACAAAAATTGTCAGCGCTTAAAGGTTCCACTGTTGTCTCACTTAAACGTGATGCGATAATCGGCACCAGCCCCAGGCTGAAGGAATCCCTGGATCTGGTGGCAAAGGCCTCCTGTTCTGAGGCAGCGGTCCTGATCACTGGCGAAACCGGTACCGGCAAGGAGTTGTTTGCCCGGGCCGTGCATGAAAACAGCCGCCGGTCTTCAGCCCGATTCGTCGTGGTGGATTGCGCGGCAATGCCGGAAAACCTGGTAGAGAGCATGCTCTTTGGCCATGAAAAAGGGGCCTTTACCGGAGCTGACCATTCCCGGGAGGGGCTGATCAGAACCGCAGACAGGGGTACCCTGTTTCTTGACGAGGTTGGCGAACTACCGCTAAGCATTCAGAAGGCATTTCTCCGCGTCCTGCAGGAACACAGATTCCGCCCGGTTGGCAGTTCAACCGAGTTGTCCAGCGATTTCAGAGTGGTTGCCGCTACCAACCGCAACCTTGATACAATGGTTACTGCTGGATCCTTCAGACAGGACCTGCTTTACCGGCTCAGGGGATTTGAAATACATCTGCCGCCGCTCCGGGAAAGGCTCGATGACATCAGAGATCTAGTGCGTTCTTTTGTCGACAGGTTCTGCGAAGCTTATGGCATACCGGCAAAAGGACTGGCCCCGGAGCTCATCCAACTGCTGCAATCATTGCAATGGCCCGGCAATGTCCGGCAGCTGGCAACTGTTATGGAGCAGGCGGTGGTGGCTGCCGGCCTTGAACCGGTACTGTTTTCCCGGCACTTGCCTGCCGAAATCAGGATAGAGGCGGCCTGTTCGTCGCTTAAAACAGAAAAACCCCACCCAGCACTGCCCGGCCAAGAGTCTTCAGCCTTTGACTGCTCAGTTATTCCGCCGCTCCATGAATTCCGTGAAACCATCTACAATGAAGCCGAGCGCAAGTACCTCCTGAATCTCATGGGCCAGGCACAGCACGATATCAGTGAGGCATGCCGCGTTTCCGGTCTTTCCCAGTCACGCCTTTACGCCCTCCTGAAGAAACAGCATCTCACCTCCCACTGA
- a CDS encoding response regulator, which produces MSARGILIADGDTRQRSEMAEYFSRQGYQVETTNSAVHAFCTILQKKTPVLLLGSDFDQKMSSAEMVNLLKMCNRQLAIILVSEQMLLPQAVKIREGGIFYQALRPESMDDRKEIRQAVECAFDKINRTSRRDKPVNRSQKKEELS; this is translated from the coding sequence ATGAGCGCGAGAGGAATTCTTATAGCAGACGGCGACACCAGGCAGCGGTCTGAAATGGCGGAATACTTCTCCCGACAGGGATATCAGGTTGAAACAACCAATTCAGCGGTGCATGCCTTTTGTACCATTTTGCAGAAGAAAACACCGGTGCTCCTTCTGGGGTCGGATTTCGACCAGAAGATGTCATCCGCTGAAATGGTCAACCTGCTTAAGATGTGCAACAGGCAGCTCGCCATCATCCTGGTCTCGGAACAGATGCTGCTCCCCCAGGCCGTAAAAATCCGCGAAGGAGGGATTTTTTACCAGGCTCTGCGCCCCGAATCCATGGATGATCGCAAGGAGATTCGCCAGGCTGTTGAGTGCGCCTTTGACAAGATCAACCGGACCAGTCGCAGAGACAAGCCGGTTAACAGGTCGCAGAAAAAGGAGGAGTTATCATGA
- a CDS encoding cytochrome c3 family protein: MKRRYRNDTTSEAMLAERNIREGAIVKAAIHYIVTMALSLAMSLPLFVYHTQAAQGPGFAFGTIDKNNTCLGCHSSMTAVGKNNYIDPMKFSRSTHARIGCSTCHDAIGSKHPDGFQSKVSTGCLDCHKDIGAEYVNSDHVRNASCTSCHNPHTVLTLSEISSEEVRRQCSGCHKQEIMWSRHSRWLPQSELHLETIPCITCHTESRELVVTISIIRKHQAAGETRIEPVSHAALKKLVQGGDIRRIIDRNGDQSVSIDELKAFNKNPLYGEYCLAGVMTPSKISHSFKIINNRWDCTYCHAKGPGAVKSSSIALPMDDGSVTSIPVEKGAILESLNSIPDMYLMGSSRNEYMNKIGLAILGAGMIMPVGHGVLRFLTRRNRNGKEH, encoded by the coding sequence TTGAAACGCCGCTACCGGAACGACACGACAAGTGAGGCAATGCTGGCAGAACGAAACATCAGGGAGGGAGCTATCGTGAAAGCAGCAATCCATTACATAGTAACCATGGCACTGTCGTTGGCGATGAGCCTGCCACTCTTCGTTTATCACACGCAGGCCGCCCAAGGTCCGGGCTTTGCCTTCGGCACCATTGACAAAAACAACACCTGCCTCGGCTGTCACAGCAGCATGACGGCTGTCGGCAAAAACAACTACATCGACCCGATGAAGTTCTCCCGCTCTACCCACGCCAGGATTGGCTGCAGCACCTGTCACGACGCCATTGGCAGTAAGCACCCTGACGGATTCCAAAGCAAGGTGAGCACCGGATGCCTCGACTGCCATAAAGATATCGGCGCTGAATACGTCAACAGCGATCATGTCAGGAACGCCTCCTGTACTAGCTGCCATAACCCCCATACCGTGCTCACCCTTTCGGAAATCAGCAGTGAAGAGGTGCGCAGACAGTGCTCCGGTTGTCACAAGCAGGAAATCATGTGGTCACGACACTCCAGATGGCTGCCGCAATCCGAGCTGCACCTGGAAACCATCCCCTGCATAACCTGCCATACCGAGAGCAGGGAACTGGTTGTCACCATATCGATTATCAGGAAACACCAAGCTGCGGGAGAAACCCGGATCGAACCGGTGTCGCATGCTGCTCTCAAGAAACTGGTGCAGGGTGGCGACATCAGGAGAATAATTGACAGAAACGGCGACCAGAGCGTTTCCATCGACGAATTGAAGGCGTTCAATAAAAATCCGCTGTACGGCGAATACTGCCTGGCTGGGGTCATGACCCCGTCCAAGATCAGTCACTCATTCAAAATCATCAACAACCGCTGGGACTGCACCTATTGCCATGCCAAAGGACCGGGCGCTGTGAAGTCATCGAGCATTGCCCTGCCTATGGATGACGGCTCAGTAACCAGCATCCCGGTGGAAAAAGGGGCCATTCTTGAGTCGCTAAACAGCATCCCCGACATGTATCTCATGGGGTCGAGCCGTAACGAGTATATGAACAAGATCGGGCTGGCCATCCTCGGTGCCGGCATGATAATGCCGGTCGGGCATGGGGTTCTGCGATTTTTGACCCGCCGGAACCGCAATGGAAAGGAGCACTAG
- a CDS encoding cytochrome b/b6 domain-containing protein has protein sequence MSKIKIYLQPTPVRIWHWINATGFIALILSGIQIRFPEYVNLFGSYKAAISLHNAAGLVVAVSFSLWFFYYKMVAGTILKLYMPNSEDLRHGLLRQGIFYFFKYFKGEPNPHHTTPDNKFNPLQKSAYLAVMFILVPMVSLTGLLIMNVTPLRDLVVIAGGLKILANLHFLFACSLCAFLFTHVYLATLGHTPLEHFKPMWTGWEEIDEEKAEGQAAELGKVEPGR, from the coding sequence ATGTCAAAGATCAAGATCTATCTCCAGCCGACACCGGTCCGTATCTGGCACTGGATCAATGCAACCGGCTTCATTGCCCTCATCCTCAGCGGCATCCAGATCCGTTTCCCGGAATATGTGAACCTGTTCGGCAGCTACAAGGCAGCCATCTCTCTGCACAATGCAGCAGGGCTGGTGGTGGCGGTATCGTTCTCTCTCTGGTTCTTCTATTACAAGATGGTTGCAGGCACCATCCTCAAGCTCTATATGCCAAACAGCGAAGACCTGCGCCACGGTCTGCTCAGACAGGGAATCTTCTACTTCTTTAAATACTTCAAAGGGGAGCCCAATCCTCACCACACCACCCCTGACAACAAATTTAACCCGCTGCAGAAATCGGCATATCTTGCCGTCATGTTCATTCTGGTACCGATGGTCAGCCTGACCGGGCTGCTGATCATGAATGTCACCCCGCTCCGCGATCTGGTGGTGATTGCCGGCGGGTTGAAGATCCTTGCCAACCTCCATTTCCTCTTTGCCTGCTCTCTGTGCGCATTCCTGTTCACCCATGTGTACCTGGCCACTCTCGGCCATACGCCGCTGGAGCATTTCAAGCCGATGTGGACCGGATGGGAAGAGATCGACGAAGAGAAAGCAGAAGGCCAGGCAGCAGAGCTAGGCAAAGTGGAACCAGGCAGATAA
- a CDS encoding flavodoxin family protein, with product MKIACLLGSPRSGSCSAAIAGEFVKAAVELGATAETFTLNSLNYRGCQGCYACKKTLDHCILQDDLTKVLDSVKEADILVMASPVYYGDITAQTKGFFDRTFSYLKPDYITNAAPSRLAPEKKMVMVQTQGQPDQKMFSDIFSRYRMFLDWTGYKDCRLIRACGLSPDSTAETLAPFLQEARALAGEMLTP from the coding sequence ATGAAGATAGCATGTCTGCTTGGCAGCCCCAGATCAGGCTCCTGTAGTGCGGCAATTGCCGGGGAATTCGTAAAGGCGGCAGTCGAGCTCGGTGCAACCGCCGAAACATTCACCCTCAACAGCCTTAATTATCGCGGCTGCCAAGGGTGCTACGCCTGCAAAAAGACCCTGGACCACTGCATCCTTCAGGACGACCTGACCAAGGTGCTGGACAGCGTTAAAGAAGCGGATATTCTGGTCATGGCCTCGCCTGTTTACTATGGCGATATCACTGCCCAGACAAAAGGTTTCTTTGACCGGACCTTCTCCTATCTCAAGCCGGATTACATCACCAATGCGGCGCCGAGTCGACTGGCGCCTGAAAAAAAGATGGTCATGGTCCAGACCCAGGGGCAGCCGGACCAGAAGATGTTTAGCGACATCTTCAGCCGTTACCGGATGTTTCTCGATTGGACCGGTTATAAGGATTGCCGGCTGATCCGCGCCTGTGGCCTGTCTCCGGACAGCACTGCAGAGACGCTGGCCCCGTTTCTTCAGGAGGCAAGAGCGCTTGCCGGAGAAATGCTCACCCCCTGA
- a CDS encoding M23 family metallopeptidase, translating to MKIAKIILILCAVLVTTPCLAARKSPVDGGRVTSGVGWRLDPFGSGRQVWHNGYDIAVPSGTAVYPTQAGTVYFAGQYKGYGNLVAVEHGKGYVSLYGHNAEVLVKPGQQVDTATVIALSGSTGRSTGPHVHYEIRQLPQLAKQRREQMEQDLKLIVQREIGDWVEAEMNGKGGPEAELYLPELDAK from the coding sequence ATGAAAATAGCGAAAATAATCCTGATTCTCTGTGCAGTTCTGGTCACCACCCCCTGTTTAGCAGCCCGCAAGTCGCCGGTTGACGGCGGCCGGGTCACCTCTGGCGTTGGCTGGCGGCTCGACCCATTCGGTAGTGGCCGTCAGGTCTGGCATAACGGCTATGATATTGCCGTGCCTTCCGGCACCGCAGTTTATCCTACCCAGGCCGGTACGGTTTATTTTGCCGGACAGTATAAAGGGTACGGCAACCTGGTGGCGGTCGAGCATGGCAAGGGGTATGTCAGCCTCTATGGTCACAATGCCGAGGTGCTGGTCAAGCCGGGTCAGCAGGTTGATACTGCTACTGTTATCGCCTTATCGGGTAGCACAGGGCGTTCTACCGGCCCTCATGTCCATTACGAGATCCGACAGCTGCCGCAACTTGCCAAACAACGCCGCGAGCAGATGGAGCAGGATTTGAAACTGATTGTCCAGCGGGAGATCGGGGACTGGGTGGAGGCCGAGATGAACGGCAAGGGCGGGCCGGAAGCGGAGTTGTATCTTCCCGAGCTTGATGCCAAATAA
- the gpmI gene encoding 2,3-bisphosphoglycerate-independent phosphoglycerate mutase produces the protein MPKKPLLLMILDGWGINPQTENNAVALANTPNLNSLLKEYPHTQIQTSGMAVGLPDGQMGNSEVGHLNIGAGRVVYQDLTRISKSIADGDFFTNPVLLDCIARTKAAGGRLHLAGLLSDGGVHSHNTHLYGLLELAKREGLNDVFIHCLLDGRDTPPKSGIDYLEQLEAEIKRIGIGTIATVIGRYYAMDRDNRWDRVEMAYNAIVCGEGETAVSAAAAISASYAAEKNDEFVLPTVITPGGTAVGRLQDNDGLIYFNFRSDRAREITRALALDDCPGFARKQRAQLASYVCMTEYDATFGLPIAFGPEELKNIFGDVISRAGLSQLRIAETEKYAHVTFFFNGGVEEPFPNEERCLIPSPKEVATYDQKPEMSAYLVTDELEKRIESGRYDVIVLNFANCDMVGHTGIIPAAVKAVEAVDSCVGKLAAKVREKGGALLITADHGNADQMWDPESNGPHTAHTCNPVWLVMVDDSRKGSTLKEGGRLADIAPTMLAMLGLAQPQEMTGHSLLAG, from the coding sequence ATGCCGAAAAAGCCGCTTCTCCTGATGATCCTCGATGGCTGGGGGATCAACCCCCAGACTGAAAATAATGCCGTTGCCCTGGCCAATACCCCCAATCTCAATAGCCTGCTCAAAGAATACCCGCACACCCAGATCCAGACTTCAGGTATGGCAGTCGGTCTCCCGGATGGCCAGATGGGTAATTCCGAGGTCGGCCACCTCAATATCGGTGCCGGCCGCGTTGTTTACCAGGACCTGACCCGGATCAGCAAGTCGATTGCTGACGGCGATTTTTTCACCAATCCGGTACTGCTCGACTGCATTGCCCGCACCAAGGCAGCCGGCGGCAGGCTGCATCTGGCCGGGTTGCTCTCCGACGGCGGGGTGCATTCCCACAACACCCACCTCTATGGCCTGCTGGAGCTGGCAAAGCGCGAGGGGCTGAATGATGTCTTTATCCACTGTCTCCTGGACGGCCGCGATACGCCACCCAAAAGCGGGATTGACTACCTTGAGCAGCTGGAAGCCGAGATCAAGCGGATCGGCATCGGCACGATCGCCACGGTGATTGGTCGCTACTATGCCATGGACCGGGACAACCGCTGGGATCGCGTGGAAATGGCTTACAATGCCATTGTTTGCGGCGAGGGAGAGACTGCCGTTTCGGCAGCCGCAGCAATCTCTGCCAGTTATGCGGCGGAAAAGAACGACGAATTCGTGCTGCCTACGGTCATAACCCCAGGCGGCACAGCAGTCGGCAGGTTGCAGGATAACGACGGTCTTATCTATTTCAACTTCCGGTCAGACCGCGCCCGGGAGATCACCCGCGCCCTTGCCCTGGACGATTGTCCCGGATTCGCACGCAAACAGCGGGCGCAGCTGGCATCCTACGTTTGCATGACCGAGTACGACGCCACCTTCGGCCTCCCCATTGCCTTTGGCCCGGAAGAGCTGAAGAATATCTTCGGTGATGTCATCAGCCGCGCTGGCCTCAGTCAGCTGCGTATTGCCGAGACCGAAAAATACGCCCACGTCACCTTCTTTTTCAACGGTGGGGTCGAGGAACCGTTCCCCAACGAAGAGCGCTGCCTCATTCCGTCACCCAAGGAAGTGGCGACCTACGACCAGAAGCCCGAGATGAGTGCTTACCTCGTGACCGACGAACTGGAAAAACGGATCGAGTCCGGCCGGTACGATGTCATAGTGCTCAACTTCGCCAACTGCGACATGGTCGGCCATACCGGCATCATCCCTGCCGCTGTCAAGGCGGTGGAAGCAGTGGACAGTTGTGTCGGCAAGCTTGCGGCCAAAGTCAGGGAAAAGGGTGGCGCGCTCCTGATCACCGCCGACCACGGCAATGCCGACCAGATGTGGGACCCGGAGAGCAACGGCCCGCACACCGCCCACACCTGTAACCCGGTCTGGCTGGTCATGGTGGATGACAGCCGCAAGGGGAGCACCTTGAAAGAAGGGGGCCGCTTGGCTGACATCGCACCGACCATGCTCGCCATGCTCGGGCTGGCGCAACCGCAGGAAATGACCGGGCACAGTCTGCTGGCTGGATAA
- a CDS encoding 23S rRNA (pseudouridine(1915)-N(3))-methyltransferase RlmH, giving the protein MKLRVLWVGKTQEEWVRCGIDEYAGRIKRYLPLEISEVREEKGTVAEQLRLKEGERLLKALPKATRLVLLDETGEQFTSTGFAAFLGRERDTGTQELAFAIGGSYGFDAAVRKLAYRSISLSKMTFTHQMVRPFLLEQLYRGLTILNNESYHH; this is encoded by the coding sequence GTGAAGCTCCGCGTCCTGTGGGTCGGCAAGACCCAGGAGGAATGGGTGCGTTGCGGCATCGATGAATATGCCGGCCGGATCAAGCGCTATCTGCCTCTGGAGATCAGCGAGGTTCGGGAAGAAAAGGGGACCGTGGCCGAGCAGCTGCGGTTGAAGGAAGGTGAGCGGCTGTTGAAAGCCCTGCCGAAAGCTACCAGGCTGGTTCTGCTGGATGAGACCGGAGAGCAGTTCACTTCGACCGGCTTTGCCGCCTTCCTCGGCAGAGAGCGGGACACCGGCACCCAGGAACTGGCCTTTGCCATCGGCGGTTCCTATGGTTTTGATGCCGCAGTACGGAAGTTAGCCTACCGCTCCATATCGCTGTCGAAGATGACCTTTACCCACCAGATGGTCCGCCCGTTCCTGCTGGAACAGCTCTACCGGGGGTTGACCATTCTCAATAACGAATCGTACCATCATTGA